A window of the Pristiophorus japonicus isolate sPriJap1 chromosome 13, sPriJap1.hap1, whole genome shotgun sequence genome harbors these coding sequences:
- the LOC139278160 gene encoding sperm microtubule inner protein 8-like, which translates to MTPWTQNAAGDAGGAETKVGGQRPTQPFSQMQDRLADESQGPGALTQPWRVSLAARKTFMYRPDLPTLRHMNMDDNSCKLPEEHSRHTTYRSPDDFSTSSFTLFDHPKKAHAALLFAHAGGSLSASDKYSPDGKRYMIPSIHIEKPWSHYKPLISEASQDWSRFVSECGEFVLPIKDHRDLHYSGYAVRYLRPNITQSWKYYLHSEPSVSNYAQKPISVNTLNRYRMLSSPFSRTSFQRPWY; encoded by the exons ATGACTCCTTGGACACAGAACGCTGCGGGCGATGCGGGAGGCGCTGAGACCAAGGTGGGCGGACAGCGCCCGACACAGCCGTTCAGCCAGATGCAGGACAGGTTGGCAGATGAGAGTCAGGGGCCGGGGGCGCTCACGCAGCCCTGGCGGGTTAGCCTGGCGGCGCGGAAAACGTTCATGTACCGGCCCGACCTGCCCACCCTGCGCCACATGAACATGGACGACAATTCCTGCAAACTACCGGAGGAGCACAGCCGGCACACCACCTATCGCAGCCCAG atGACTTCTCAACTTCCTCCTTTACCCTGTTTGACCATCCCAAAAAAGCCCATGCAGCACTG TTATTTGCTCATGCCGGAGGATCGCTAAGTGCAAGCGACAAGTATTCCCCTGATGGAAAGCGATATATGATTCCCAGCATTCATATTGAGAAACCCTGGAGTCACTACAAGCCTTTGATCTCTGAGGCCTCCCAAGACTGGTCTCGTTTCGTATCTGAGTGCGGGGAATTTGTGCTTCCCATAAAGGATCACAGAG ATCTACACTACTCTGGTTACGCAGTACGATATTTGAGACCCAACATTACCCAGTCTTGGAAG TACTACCTTCACTCGGAGCCATCAGTGAGCAACTATGCCCAGAAGCCCATCTCAGTCAATACTCT CAACCGATACAGAATGTTGTCCAGTCCATTCAG TCGTACTTCCTTCCAGCGACCTTGGTACTAA